Proteins from a single region of Leptospira brenneri:
- the lptC gene encoding LPS export ABC transporter periplasmic protein LptC: MMRRLVFFMFLLAIVSCKDKEYLRIEVEKESGSMVSMRNFSRSSYKESGELEWKLKGDESYIFPKENKTIVYGFEFKQLEKGNVTSAMTGDRGEINHSTKTVVLNGKVKLKTNDGKYIESESLTYNLEEKTLSSEDDVLVYSDGTTIRGKGLRADKSLNKFTIIQPKAVTVGGSNPLKDKP; the protein is encoded by the coding sequence ATGATGCGAAGGTTGGTTTTCTTTATGTTTCTTTTAGCGATTGTTAGTTGCAAGGATAAAGAATACCTTCGTATTGAGGTTGAAAAAGAATCTGGTTCTATGGTTTCTATGCGAAACTTTTCCCGTTCTTCGTATAAGGAATCTGGGGAACTCGAATGGAAATTGAAAGGGGATGAATCTTATATCTTTCCCAAAGAAAATAAAACTATCGTTTACGGTTTCGAGTTTAAACAATTAGAAAAGGGAAATGTAACTTCTGCAATGACTGGGGACCGGGGTGAAATCAACCATTCCACAAAAACAGTTGTTCTGAATGGAAAAGTAAAATTAAAAACGAATGATGGTAAGTATATCGAATCAGAGTCACTTACATACAATTTAGAAGAAAAAACATTATCATCTGAAGACGATGTTCTCGTTTATTCCGACGGAACTACAATCCGTGGGAAAGGACTACGTGCAGATAAGAGTTTAAATAAATTTACCATCATCCAACCGAAGGCAGTGACCGTGGGCGGTAGTAATCCATTGAAGGATAAACCATGA
- the kdsA gene encoding 3-deoxy-8-phosphooctulonate synthase, translating to MYDLIEERDFFGKKIGGRNPFFLISGPCVMENKELLDRVCGEMKAICDDLGIVYIFKSSFDKANRSSINSYRGPGLEEGRKLLDFIKNKYNVPVLTDIHETIQVEPLKETVDIFQIPAFLSRQTDLIAKAAETGKWVNVKKGQFMAPDDTRHIKTKIQESGSEKYMVTERGASFGYGNLVFDLRGIPMMHKHGIPIVFDATHSAQLPGAAGNITGGLREFIPHMVRGAVSVGVEGLFMEVHPDPEKALSDATTQFPLAKVKNLLTQLLELDRLVKTKFLED from the coding sequence ATGTACGATTTAATTGAAGAAAGAGATTTTTTTGGTAAAAAGATCGGAGGTCGTAATCCCTTCTTTCTTATTTCCGGACCTTGTGTGATGGAAAATAAGGAATTACTCGACCGAGTTTGTGGAGAGATGAAAGCCATTTGTGATGATCTGGGAATTGTTTATATTTTTAAATCTTCTTTTGATAAAGCAAACCGTTCTTCGATCAATTCTTATCGTGGGCCTGGTTTGGAAGAAGGAAGGAAACTTCTTGATTTCATCAAAAACAAATACAATGTTCCTGTCCTTACGGATATTCATGAAACCATTCAAGTGGAACCTTTAAAAGAAACTGTGGATATCTTTCAAATTCCAGCTTTCCTCAGTCGTCAAACAGACTTAATTGCCAAAGCAGCGGAAACAGGCAAATGGGTGAATGTTAAAAAAGGTCAGTTTATGGCCCCAGATGATACCCGTCATATCAAAACGAAGATCCAAGAATCCGGATCAGAAAAATACATGGTGACCGAACGAGGTGCTAGTTTCGGATACGGAAACTTAGTGTTTGACCTTCGAGGGATTCCGATGATGCACAAACATGGAATTCCAATTGTGTTTGATGCAACACATTCGGCACAACTTCCGGGAGCTGCAGGCAATATCACAGGTGGTCTTCGTGAATTCATTCCTCATATGGTAAGAGGTGCAGTTTCCGTAGGAGTCGAAGGGCTTTTTATGGAAGTCCACCCGGATCCTGAAAAGGCATTATCAGATGCAACGACACAATTTCCTCTAGCAAAAGTCAAAAATCTACTCACACAACTTTTGGAACTAGATCGTCTGGTAAAAACCAAATTTTTAGAGGATTAA
- a CDS encoding CTP synthase produces MSKTRYIFITGGVSSSLGKGVTVAALGCLLEARGYTVSLQKMDPYINIDPGTMSPYQHGEVYVTEDGAETDLDLGYYERFTKSKFSRKNSVSTGQIYHAVIERERKGDYLGRTVQVVPHITNEIRNRIYNLTRDQETDFVIVEIGGTVGDIESVPFLEAIRQMRYEHGSNQVLFLHLTLVPTITAAGEAKTKPTQHSVKELLALGIQPDILICRINKPMSKEMKNKISLFCNVKEQNVISAVDIDTSIYEIPLMYREDKLDEVVLNALGMDLRKLNFSQWENMVKRIRNTKKTVKVALIGKYISLQDAYRSVYESLAHGGIANDVEVNVIKINPEDIDTKNVKEHLKGVHGILVPGGFGERGIEGKIAAIQYARTKQIPFFGICLGMQCAVIEFARNVLGFKDANSTEFKPNVNYPVISMIEEQKEIERMGGTMRLGAYPCIVKKGSLAYSEYKAERISERHRHRFEFTLRYKDEFEKKGMNLAGFSPDGSLAEIVEVTNHPWFVGVQFHPEFQSKPTDPHPLFAGFIRAASKLAKKTED; encoded by the coding sequence TTGTCCAAGACCAGATATATTTTCATTACCGGTGGTGTATCCTCTTCCTTAGGAAAAGGGGTCACTGTTGCGGCTCTCGGCTGTTTGTTAGAAGCCAGAGGGTATACCGTCTCATTACAAAAAATGGATCCCTATATCAATATAGACCCAGGTACGATGAGTCCGTACCAACACGGGGAAGTTTATGTGACCGAAGATGGAGCGGAAACAGATTTAGATTTAGGATATTACGAAAGGTTTACAAAATCTAAATTTTCCAGAAAAAATTCTGTTTCCACCGGCCAGATTTATCACGCGGTCATTGAAAGAGAAAGGAAAGGTGATTATTTAGGAAGAACCGTACAGGTTGTACCACATATCACCAATGAAATTCGAAACCGAATTTATAACTTAACTCGAGATCAAGAAACTGATTTTGTTATTGTTGAAATTGGTGGAACCGTAGGTGATATTGAGTCGGTTCCCTTTTTAGAAGCGATCCGGCAAATGCGTTATGAACATGGTAGTAACCAAGTTCTATTTTTGCATCTAACTCTTGTCCCAACGATTACAGCCGCTGGAGAAGCAAAAACAAAACCCACTCAACACTCGGTGAAGGAACTTCTTGCACTCGGTATCCAACCAGATATTTTAATTTGTCGTATCAATAAACCAATGTCGAAAGAGATGAAAAATAAAATTTCTCTCTTCTGTAACGTAAAAGAACAAAATGTAATTTCGGCTGTCGACATTGATACTTCAATCTATGAAATTCCTCTCATGTATCGAGAAGATAAATTAGATGAAGTAGTTTTGAATGCTCTTGGTATGGACCTTCGTAAACTTAATTTTTCCCAGTGGGAAAATATGGTTAAACGAATCCGTAATACAAAAAAGACCGTTAAGGTTGCATTGATTGGAAAGTACATCTCTTTACAGGATGCTTATCGTTCTGTTTATGAATCATTAGCCCATGGTGGAATTGCCAACGATGTAGAAGTGAATGTGATCAAAATCAATCCAGAAGACATTGATACAAAAAATGTAAAAGAACATTTGAAAGGTGTTCATGGAATTTTGGTTCCAGGTGGATTTGGAGAACGTGGGATTGAAGGGAAAATTGCTGCGATTCAATATGCAAGAACCAAACAAATTCCATTTTTTGGGATCTGTCTTGGAATGCAATGTGCGGTGATTGAATTTGCAAGAAACGTTCTTGGATTTAAAGATGCTAACTCAACAGAATTCAAACCCAATGTAAATTATCCTGTCATTTCCATGATTGAAGAACAAAAGGAAATCGAACGTATGGGAGGAACCATGCGACTCGGTGCTTACCCTTGTATTGTTAAAAAAGGAAGTCTTGCTTATTCCGAATACAAAGCAGAACGAATTTCTGAAAGACATAGACATAGATTTGAGTTCACTCTACGTTATAAAGACGAGTTTGAAAAAAAAGGAATGAACCTTGCTGGATTTTCGCCTGATGGAAGTTTAGCGGAGATTGTGGAAGTAACCAATCATCCATGGTTTGTTGGAGTTCAATTCCACCCAGAATTCCAATCTAAACCGACTGACCCACATCCACTCTTTGCTGGATTCATTCGGGCAGCATCCAAGTTAGCTAAAAAAACGGAGGATTAA
- the rfaE2 gene encoding D-glycero-beta-D-manno-heptose 1-phosphate adenylyltransferase: MSFYENLNSKIIPFDGIEAKRKSLEGKRIVFTNGCFDILHPGHVSYLAQARDLGDLLWIGVNSDASVRRLKGESRPINSCEDRMLVLAALSSVDFVSSFGEDTPLEILKKVKPSVHSKGGDYQVETLPEYQILKEMGADIQILPFVQGKSTTKILEKAKSPS, from the coding sequence ATGAGTTTTTACGAAAATCTAAATTCAAAAATCATCCCTTTTGATGGGATCGAAGCCAAAAGAAAGTCTTTGGAAGGAAAAAGAATCGTATTTACCAATGGTTGTTTTGATATTTTGCACCCAGGACATGTCAGTTACTTAGCGCAAGCCAGGGATCTTGGTGATTTGTTATGGATTGGTGTGAACTCGGATGCAAGTGTTAGGCGACTGAAAGGGGAATCCCGACCAATCAATTCTTGCGAAGACAGGATGCTCGTCCTCGCAGCTCTTTCCTCTGTCGATTTTGTATCTTCCTTTGGGGAAGATACACCATTAGAAATTCTTAAAAAAGTAAAACCCTCTGTCCATTCCAAAGGTGGGGATTACCAAGTCGAAACCCTGCCGGAATACCAAATTTTAAAAGAGATGGGAGCGGATATTCAAATTTTACCCTTTGTACAAGGAAAATCCACAACTAAGATTTTAGAAAAAGCCAAATCCCCTTCCTAA